The Terriglobia bacterium genomic sequence CGGCGTAACCGTGTCCCAGCCCGTAGTTCGTACCCAATTGAGACAACCAGCCTCCACCCCATGCCCAATTCGCAAACAGCGGATATGTGAATGCGCCCATGAATATGGATGAAATGGCGAATGCGCCAAACTTCCAGCGTTCCGCACAGGTACCCGTCACAATGGTCAAAGCCGTGTCCATGAACACCATCTGGAACAGGAACATGACCATGACAGCGACGTCATATGCGCCGGCATGGCTGAGGAAGAACCCGTGCGTTCCAAACAAGCCCCAGGGCTTTCCGAATAGATTCATACTGAATTCGCCATTCATCCCGACTCCGCCGCCCAACGTGCTATACGGGCCGACGCCGCCCATCTGGATCGCAAATCCGCACACCCAGAATGCGAAGAGTCCGAAACCGTACACCATGAAATTCATCATCATCGTGTGATTGGCATTTTTCGCGCGGGTCAAACCGGTCTCCACGATAGCGAAGCCGGCTTGCATGAACATGACCAGGAATCCGGCGATCAGCGTCCATACGAAGTTGACCGCAATTCGATTCTGACCGACTTGATTGACGACGTCTGCGAGCGTCAATCCCTTTTTCATATCTGATGGAATAACATCGCTGACGGTTCCCGTTTTCACGCCGCCGGGGTCTCCCTTGGCCAGTTCATCGGCTGACGGAGGCGCCGCCGCTTTGACGTCCAGGGGCACGTCCATGGCAGGAGCGCCTGTTGCCGGAGCTGGAGTGGCGGCAGCTGGCGCGGGAGCCGATGGCGCGGCTGCAGGAGCCGGGGCCTGGGCGAATACCGTTAATCCGCACAGCAGCAGAATGGCCGCAGCCATGCATATGCCGTAATAACTTCTCTTCCAGAATTTCATCTCATGTCTCCTTGCCATGGCTTAACTTTTCTTCCAGATTG encodes the following:
- a CDS encoding ammonium transporter, which encodes MKFWKRSYYGICMAAAILLLCGLTVFAQAPAPAAAPSAPAPAAATPAPATGAPAMDVPLDVKAAAPPSADELAKGDPGGVKTGTVSDVIPSDMKKGLTLADVVNQVGQNRIAVNFVWTLIAGFLVMFMQAGFAIVETGLTRAKNANHTMMMNFMVYGFGLFAFWVCGFAIQMGGVGPYSTLGGGVGMNGEFSMNLFGKPWGLFGTHGFFLSHAGAYDVAVMVMFLFQMVFMDTALTIVTGTCAERWKFGAFAISSIFMGAFTYPLFANWAWGGGWLSQLGTNYGLGHGYADFAGSGVVHSVGGITALALGMIIGPRIGKYTRSGKPNAIPGHDLVIVLTGCFILAFGWFGFNPGSTLAASGNGALRIGSVAVNTMLAGCTGSFGAIMYMWIRYGKPDASMTGNGLLAGLVAITAPSGFVNTIGATIIGLVAGVLVCLSVEFFDRVIKVDDPVGAISVHGANGLWGVISVGLFADGTSNYGGSWNGVNGNVTGLFYGDPGQLIAQLIGVGTLVGFVFAFSYVTGWVIDAIVGHRVDAKDELAGLDLPEMGALCYPEFVLKPEPDMEPSMATGD